A part of Loxodonta africana isolate mLoxAfr1 chromosome 11, mLoxAfr1.hap2, whole genome shotgun sequence genomic DNA contains:
- the CHMP1B gene encoding charged multivesicular body protein 1b: MSNMEKHLFNLKFAAKELSRSAKKCDKEEKAEKAKIKKAIQKGNMEVARIHAENAIRQKNQAVNFLRMSARVDAVAARVQTAVTMGKVTKSMAGVVKSMDATLKTMNLEKISALMDKFEHQFETLDVQTQQMEDTMSSTTTLTTPQNQVDMLLQEMADEAGLDLNMELPQGQTGSVGTSVASAEQDELSQRLARLRDQV; the protein is encoded by the coding sequence ATGTCCAATATGGAGAAACACCTGTTCAACCTCAAGTTCGCGGCCAAAGAACTGAGCAGGAGTGCCAAGAAATGCGATAAGGAGGAGAAGGCCGAAAAGGCCAAGATTAAAAAGGCCATTCAAAAGGGCAACATGGAAGTTGCGAGGATACACGCCGAAAACGCCATCCGCCAGAAGAACCAGGCGGTGAATTTCTTGAGAATGAGTGCGCGGGTCGATGCGGTGGCTGCCAGAGTGCAGACGGCGGTGACGATGGGCAAGGTGACCAAATCGATGGCCGGTGTGGTTAAGTCCATGGACGCGACGTTGAAAACCATGAATCTGGAGAAGATCTCGGCCTTGATGGACAAATTCGAGCACCAGTTTGAGACGCTGGACGTCCAGACGCAGCAAATGGAAGACACGATGAGCAGCACGACGACGCTGACCACTCCCCAGAACCAGGTGGATATGCTGCTCCAGGAGATGGCAGACGAGGCCGGCCTCGACCTCAACATGGAGCTGCCGCAGGGCCAGACGGGTTCCGTGGGCACGAGCGTCGCCTCGGCGGAGCAGGACGAACTGTCCCAGAGGCTGGCCCGCCTGCGGGATCAAGTGTGA